A genomic region of Halopelagius longus contains the following coding sequences:
- a CDS encoding succinate dehydrogenase, with the protein MAERYSSFERGGRRWLWQRITAAFLVVVLAFHFFLLHFVHHADEVTFAMSAARMETWTYYSLMVLFLVTATFHGVNGVFNALVNQGLTGSRKTAVKWTLVAASLVLIVQGIRTANAWAGITILPF; encoded by the coding sequence ATGGCGGAACGCTACTCCTCGTTCGAACGCGGCGGACGCCGGTGGCTCTGGCAGCGAATCACGGCCGCGTTCCTCGTGGTCGTCCTCGCGTTCCACTTCTTCCTGCTTCACTTCGTCCACCACGCGGACGAGGTGACGTTCGCCATGTCGGCGGCGCGGATGGAGACGTGGACGTACTACTCGCTTATGGTGCTGTTCCTCGTGACGGCGACGTTCCACGGGGTCAACGGCGTCTTCAACGCCCTCGTCAATCAGGGGCTCACCGGGTCGCGCAAGACGGCGGTCAAGTGGACGCTCGTCGCGGCGAGTCTCGTCCTGATAGTGCAGGGCATCCGAACCGCGAACGCATGGGCCGGTATCACCATCCTTCCGTTCTAA
- the sdhC gene encoding succinate dehydrogenase, cytochrome b556 subunit, protein MSQSYNRGLIEDFGRWREFSAGMWAWVFHKFTGWVLVGYLFTHIAVLSTALQSPDAYTTTIRTLESLLVVRIMEVGLLAVAVFHILNGLRLLFVDLGVGLESQDKSFYASLMLTGAIVVASVPTFVAGVF, encoded by the coding sequence ATGAGTCAGTCTTACAATCGGGGCCTCATCGAGGACTTCGGCCGGTGGCGGGAGTTCTCCGCTGGCATGTGGGCCTGGGTTTTCCACAAGTTCACGGGCTGGGTGTTAGTGGGCTACCTGTTCACCCACATCGCCGTCCTCTCGACGGCGCTTCAGAGTCCGGATGCGTACACGACCACCATCCGGACGCTGGAGAGCCTGTTGGTGGTCCGCATCATGGAAGTGGGACTCCTCGCAGTGGCGGTGTTCCACATCCTCAACGGGCTTCGTCTCCTGTTCGTGGACCTCGGAGTCGGGCTGGAATCGCAGGACAAGAGCTTCTACGCGTCGCTGATGCTGACGGGGGCGATAGTCGTCGCCAGCGTCCCGACGTTCGTCGCGGGGGTGTTCTGA
- a CDS encoding succinylglutamate desuccinylase/aspartoacylase family protein, protein MSDDVTFTYNGGKVAPGETQNIRYGISETYLGDPVRIPVTIINGERPGPTVFLSAAAHGDELNGIEVVREVAFEWDLSDLAGTLVCLPVMNVPGFLAQQRYLPIYDRDLNRSFPGKYDSTSAKRMAARIFDNFIAPCDFGLDFHTSTRGRTNMLHVRADMSDAGVERLARAFGSNVIIDSTGSDGVLRTEATRVGIPTITIEMGEAHRFQRELIDDALAGVESVFSEYGLRDTTVVRWPGWQTVINDDNEKTWIRADAGGIVDMHHDRGSLVHEGDRICTITNPFKDDNVTIDAPFTGLLVGVLENPVVYPGNPLCHLVELEEPVRRVVEREQSPHGADARS, encoded by the coding sequence ATGAGCGACGATGTGACCTTCACGTACAACGGCGGGAAGGTCGCGCCGGGCGAAACTCAGAACATCCGGTACGGTATCAGCGAGACGTATCTCGGTGACCCCGTCCGCATCCCGGTTACAATCATCAACGGCGAACGGCCCGGACCCACGGTGTTCCTCTCGGCCGCCGCCCACGGCGACGAACTGAACGGCATCGAAGTGGTCCGCGAAGTCGCCTTCGAGTGGGACCTCTCGGACCTCGCGGGGACGCTCGTCTGCCTCCCCGTGATGAACGTTCCCGGCTTCCTCGCACAGCAACGGTACCTCCCCATCTACGACCGCGACCTGAACCGGTCGTTCCCCGGGAAGTACGACTCCACCAGCGCGAAGCGCATGGCCGCCAGAATCTTCGACAACTTCATCGCGCCCTGCGACTTCGGCCTCGACTTCCACACCTCGACGCGGGGCCGGACGAACATGCTCCACGTCCGCGCCGACATGTCCGACGCCGGCGTCGAACGACTCGCGCGGGCGTTCGGGTCGAACGTCATCATCGACAGCACCGGAAGCGACGGCGTCCTCCGGACGGAGGCGACGCGCGTCGGCATCCCCACCATCACCATCGAGATGGGCGAGGCCCACCGGTTCCAACGCGAACTCATCGACGACGCCCTCGCGGGCGTCGAGTCGGTGTTCTCGGAGTACGGCCTGCGAGACACCACCGTCGTCCGGTGGCCGGGGTGGCAGACGGTCATCAACGACGACAACGAGAAGACGTGGATTCGCGCCGACGCGGGCGGCATCGTGGACATGCACCACGACCGGGGCTCTCTCGTCCACGAGGGCGACCGCATCTGCACCATCACCAACCCGTTCAAGGACGACAACGTCACCATCGACGCGCCCTTCACGGGACTTCTCGTCGGCGTCCTCGAGAACCCGGTCGTCTACCCGGGGAACCCGCTCTGTCACCTCGTGGAACTCGAAGAACCGGTTCGTCGCGTCGTCGAACGAGAGCAGTCCCCGCACGGGGCCGACGCCCGGTCGTGA
- a CDS encoding putative ATP-dependent zinc protease — MSTDGDEVRVGVLSLHNSKETKAILNAVDDLGHEGLWLRQENTAISIEDGEVTIEPDVDIIANRLLLSNTEEPAELLGLATTFERIRPMLNEPANVLTAIHKFATAATLANWNIKVPDALLALSNERLNAGRERFGDVGVYKSAIGTHGGGTWKVDLTETVNPKVGNRQAFLQDLIERDADKHRDLRVYIVDGRIIGAMYRYAPDGDWRTNVALGGDVLDATDEMPKEARDTALYAAEVMDLDYVGVDLVEGEEGWFVLEVNPTAGFKGLHKATGRSPAPYIAKTAIERVGGEVDDERVEELTATLDDSRPASMPRVDPSTDEETPTIGYIEEVIVSGTSGSKQTMAKSDTGATRTSIDTSLAAEIGAGPIKSMTRVRSGSNKSGKARPVVDLVIGIGGTQHTVTASVEDRSHMDFPLLLGRDILEHYRVDVRRRADSGSKDDDEREEEYLE; from the coding sequence ATGTCTACGGACGGCGACGAAGTCCGAGTGGGTGTACTCTCTCTGCACAACAGCAAGGAGACGAAGGCGATACTCAACGCGGTCGACGACCTCGGCCACGAGGGGTTGTGGCTCAGGCAGGAGAACACGGCGATAAGCATCGAGGACGGCGAGGTGACTATCGAGCCCGACGTGGACATCATCGCGAACCGCCTCCTCCTCTCGAACACGGAGGAACCCGCGGAACTTCTCGGCCTCGCGACGACGTTCGAGCGGATCCGTCCGATGCTGAACGAACCGGCGAACGTGCTGACGGCGATTCACAAGTTCGCGACGGCGGCGACGCTGGCGAACTGGAACATCAAGGTGCCCGACGCCTTGCTGGCGCTCTCGAACGAGAGGTTGAACGCCGGCCGCGAACGGTTCGGCGACGTCGGCGTCTACAAGAGCGCAATCGGCACCCACGGCGGCGGCACGTGGAAGGTGGACCTCACCGAGACGGTCAACCCGAAGGTGGGCAACAGGCAGGCGTTCCTGCAGGACCTCATCGAACGCGACGCGGACAAGCACCGCGACCTGCGCGTCTACATCGTCGACGGGCGGATAATCGGCGCGATGTACCGCTACGCCCCCGACGGCGACTGGCGGACGAACGTCGCCCTCGGCGGCGACGTCCTCGACGCGACCGACGAGATGCCGAAGGAGGCCCGCGACACCGCCCTGTACGCCGCGGAGGTGATGGACCTCGACTACGTGGGCGTCGACCTCGTCGAGGGCGAGGAGGGGTGGTTCGTCCTCGAAGTGAACCCGACGGCCGGATTCAAGGGACTCCACAAGGCGACCGGGAGGAGTCCCGCCCCGTACATCGCAAAGACCGCGATCGAACGGGTGGGCGGCGAAGTCGACGACGAACGCGTCGAGGAACTCACCGCCACCCTCGACGACTCGCGCCCCGCCAGCATGCCCCGGGTGGACCCCTCCACCGACGAGGAGACGCCGACGATAGGCTACATCGAGGAGGTGATCGTCTCGGGGACGAGCGGTTCGAAGCAGACGATGGCGAAGTCCGACACCGGCGCGACCCGGACGAGCATCGACACGTCGCTGGCTGCTGAAATCGGTGCGGGGCCGATAAAGAGCATGACGCGCGTGCGGTCGGGAAGCAACAAGTCCGGGAAGGCCCGTCCCGTCGTGGACCTCGTCATCGGTATCGGCGGAACCCAACACACCGTGACCGCCAGCGTCGAAGACCGCTCGCACATGGACTTCCCGCTACTCCTCGGGCGGGACATCCTCGAACACTACCGCGTGGACGTGCGCCGCCGCGCCGACTCCGGTTCGAAGGACGACGACGAACGCGAAGAGGAGTACTTGGAGTAG
- a CDS encoding DNA-3-methyladenine glycosylase family protein, with the protein MQTTPWKQTLLDDPVMADLVRRHGNVELVPAEDEFERLCVAIINQQLSTASAKAIRKRVFALLGDVTPATILAADTDELREAGLSRTKVEYLRNAAEAFRERDFTREALAEYTDEEVIDALTEIKGIGEWSAHMYLIFTLGREDVLPLGDLAVRRGIEELYGAADRAEMREIAESWRPYRSYGTLYVWEHYES; encoded by the coding sequence ATGCAGACGACACCGTGGAAACAGACACTCCTCGACGACCCCGTGATGGCGGACCTCGTTCGGCGGCACGGAAACGTCGAACTCGTCCCCGCGGAGGACGAGTTCGAACGCCTCTGCGTCGCTATCATCAACCAACAACTCTCGACTGCCTCGGCGAAGGCCATCCGAAAGCGCGTCTTCGCCCTCCTCGGCGACGTGACGCCGGCCACCATCCTCGCGGCCGACACCGACGAACTCCGGGAGGCCGGCCTCTCCCGGACGAAAGTCGAGTACCTGCGCAACGCCGCGGAGGCGTTCCGCGAACGCGACTTCACCCGCGAAGCCCTCGCGGAGTACACGGACGAGGAGGTCATCGACGCCCTCACCGAAATCAAGGGCATCGGCGAGTGGTCCGCGCACATGTACCTCATCTTCACGCTCGGTCGGGAGGACGTCCTCCCGTTGGGCGATTTGGCGGTCCGGCGCGGCATCGAGGAACTGTACGGCGCCGCGGACCGAGCCGAGATGCGCGAAATCGCCGAGTCGTGGCGTCCGTACCGGTCGTACGGGACGCTCTACGTCTGGGAGCACTACGAGAGTTAA
- a CDS encoding acetoacetate decarboxylase family protein yields the protein MTHPNSPTGGSGDGPGERSVTLSTGETVSLPLSTEGTFLGAVFSARRDGVGALLPAGLEPIRVAPRRAAVTFLSASYRRVGDGTIAPYDEFAVVVPAVHDPTAVPVASLLRRGASGYVWFLPVTTDPARALGTDVWGFPKVVADVTHEDDASRRRTTVSADGERVLAFEVKRPRAIRRRESGYAYSVAGGRLLRAPVDVDGDVGIWPYTGAASVEFGDHPRARRLRSLDIGRRALARFAVDGEVVFAAGDPVEPTR from the coding sequence GTGACCCACCCGAACTCGCCGACCGGCGGGTCGGGCGACGGACCGGGCGAACGGTCGGTCACGCTCTCGACGGGCGAAACCGTCTCGCTCCCCCTCTCGACCGAGGGAACGTTTCTCGGGGCGGTGTTCTCGGCGCGCCGCGACGGAGTCGGAGCGCTCCTGCCGGCGGGACTCGAACCGATTCGGGTCGCGCCCCGCCGCGCCGCGGTGACGTTTCTGAGCGCGTCGTACCGCCGCGTCGGCGACGGAACGATAGCGCCGTACGACGAGTTCGCGGTCGTCGTTCCGGCGGTCCACGACCCGACTGCGGTCCCCGTCGCGTCGCTACTGCGGCGCGGCGCGAGCGGGTACGTCTGGTTTCTGCCGGTGACGACCGACCCGGCCAGAGCGCTCGGAACCGACGTGTGGGGCTTTCCGAAAGTCGTCGCGGACGTCACCCACGAGGACGACGCGTCCCGGCGGCGGACGACCGTCTCCGCGGACGGCGAACGCGTCCTCGCGTTCGAGGTGAAGCGACCGCGGGCGATTCGCCGGCGGGAGTCCGGATACGCCTACTCGGTCGCGGGCGGACGACTGCTCCGCGCGCCCGTCGACGTGGACGGCGACGTCGGCATCTGGCCGTACACGGGCGCGGCGTCCGTCGAGTTCGGCGACCACCCGCGGGCGAGACGGCTTCGCTCGCTCGATATCGGCCGCCGGGCCCTCGCGCGGTTCGCGGTCGACGGAGAAGTCGTCTTCGCCGCCGGCGACCCCGTCGAACCGACGCGGTGA
- a CDS encoding 3-hydroxyacyl-CoA dehydrogenase/enoyl-CoA hydratase family protein — MEIDDVNSITVLGAGSMGHGIAEVAALAGYAVNLRDIKEEFVQKGYDQIEWSLGKLAEKERISESDADAALERVTTYVDLAESVADADVVIEAVPEKMEIKKDVYTELEAAAPDRTVFATNTSSLSVTELAEVTDRPEQFCGMHFFNPPVRMQLVEVISGAETADETMDLIADLAEEMGKTPVRVHKDSPGFIVNRILVPQMNEAAWIVESGDATVAEVDSTTKYGIGLPMGTFELADQVGIDVGYHVLDYMQEVLGDAYEPCPLLEEKVEAEELGKKTGKGFYDYEGGEGAQIPSDEVREDVEDRLLAVMANEVAGLVQNDVADVDAIDRAVMLGAGFPDGPSKMADGAGLDSLVETLDELHEETGAARYEAVELLRELGESGEGFREGDAVEGSGEHDYETLSVEIRDSVGHVELDRPHRMNTVSEELLDELSVAIDALDDDDEVRAILLSGAGDRAFSAGADVQSMASGGGQPVAAAELSRKGQRTFGKLEQSDKPVLAAIDGYCLGGGMELATCADLRIASERSELGQPEHNLGLLPGWGGTVRLQRIVGAGRAKEIIFTAERYDAETMREYGFLNEVVDNDELDDRAWELARDLASGPPIAQRYTKRAMRSGWENADAGLEVESQAFGLLYNTDDLMEGVTAFMGDREPEFEGK, encoded by the coding sequence ATGGAGATAGACGACGTCAACAGTATCACGGTTCTCGGCGCGGGGAGCATGGGACACGGTATCGCCGAAGTCGCGGCGCTTGCGGGGTACGCCGTCAACCTCCGAGACATCAAGGAGGAGTTCGTCCAGAAGGGGTACGACCAGATAGAGTGGAGTCTCGGCAAGTTGGCCGAGAAAGAGCGGATATCCGAGTCGGACGCCGACGCCGCCCTCGAACGCGTCACGACGTACGTCGACCTCGCCGAGTCCGTCGCCGACGCCGACGTCGTCATCGAAGCGGTACCGGAGAAGATGGAGATAAAGAAGGACGTGTACACGGAGTTGGAGGCGGCCGCCCCCGACAGGACGGTGTTCGCGACCAACACTTCCAGCCTCTCGGTCACCGAACTCGCGGAGGTGACGGACCGCCCCGAGCAGTTCTGCGGGATGCACTTCTTCAACCCGCCGGTGCGGATGCAACTCGTCGAGGTCATCTCCGGGGCGGAGACGGCCGACGAGACGATGGACCTGATAGCCGACTTGGCCGAGGAGATGGGGAAGACGCCCGTGCGCGTCCACAAGGACAGTCCGGGGTTCATCGTCAACCGCATCCTCGTCCCGCAGATGAACGAGGCGGCGTGGATAGTCGAGTCCGGCGACGCCACCGTCGCCGAGGTGGACTCGACGACGAAGTACGGCATCGGCCTCCCGATGGGCACGTTCGAACTCGCCGACCAAGTGGGAATCGACGTGGGCTATCACGTCCTCGACTACATGCAGGAGGTTCTCGGCGACGCCTACGAACCGTGCCCCCTCCTCGAAGAGAAGGTCGAAGCCGAAGAACTCGGGAAGAAGACCGGGAAGGGGTTCTACGACTACGAGGGCGGCGAGGGCGCGCAGATTCCCTCCGACGAGGTGCGCGAGGACGTCGAGGACCGCCTGCTGGCCGTGATGGCGAACGAAGTCGCCGGACTCGTCCAGAACGACGTCGCCGACGTGGACGCCATCGACCGCGCCGTGATGCTCGGCGCGGGGTTCCCGGACGGCCCGTCGAAGATGGCCGACGGCGCGGGCCTCGACTCGTTGGTCGAGACGCTGGACGAACTCCACGAGGAGACGGGCGCGGCGCGGTACGAGGCGGTCGAACTGCTCCGCGAACTCGGCGAGTCCGGCGAGGGGTTCCGCGAGGGAGACGCCGTCGAGGGGTCCGGAGAACACGACTACGAGACGCTCTCGGTCGAAATCCGCGACAGCGTGGGCCACGTCGAACTCGACCGCCCCCACCGGATGAACACCGTCAGCGAGGAACTGCTGGACGAACTCTCGGTCGCCATCGACGCGTTGGACGACGACGACGAGGTTCGCGCCATCCTCCTGTCGGGCGCGGGCGACCGGGCGTTCTCCGCCGGCGCGGACGTGCAGTCGATGGCAAGCGGCGGCGGCCAACCCGTCGCCGCCGCCGAACTCTCCCGGAAGGGTCAACGGACGTTCGGGAAACTCGAACAGAGCGACAAGCCCGTCCTCGCGGCCATCGACGGCTACTGCCTCGGCGGCGGGATGGAACTGGCCACCTGCGCGGACCTCCGCATCGCCTCCGAGCGGTCGGAACTCGGCCAACCGGAGCACAACCTCGGCCTGCTTCCGGGGTGGGGCGGCACCGTCCGCCTCCAACGTATCGTCGGCGCGGGCCGCGCGAAGGAGATAATCTTCACCGCAGAACGCTACGACGCGGAGACGATGCGCGAGTACGGCTTCCTCAACGAAGTCGTCGATAACGACGAACTCGACGACCGGGCGTGGGAACTGGCCCGCGACCTCGCCTCCGGCCCGCCCATCGCCCAGCGATACACCAAGCGCGCGATGCGGAGCGGATGGGAGAACGCCGACGCCGGCCTCGAAGTCGAATCGCAGGCGTTCGGCCTCCTCTACAACACCGACGACCTGATGGAGGGCGTCACGGCGTTCATGGGCGACCGCGAACCCGAGTTCGAGGGCAAGTAA
- a CDS encoding tyrosine-type recombinase/integrase, protein MSLEPEDFPLVTDKSRELLKEKQVVDYEAHRIEFVRWLIHLGKNPDLAEGYGRDTIRATAYRTDQFARQVWTEQEDGYTASFTHDHADAYMTELLYSDNSATHKANTQKALKRLFKWRAHEKNGQLWEPERTFSNMSSDTGPREFLTIEERKQIREAALDYGSIPSYSSVSTEDRDAWKAHLAQRFGKPKSEVTPEDWDRANSWKFTSMTWASLDCGLRPIEVERAKVSWVDVENSVLRIPKEDSAKNEGNWVVALSDRTADALERWLGEREQYEKYDNTDTLWLTREGNPYQTQSLRRLLVKLCEIAGIPTESRKMSWYALRHSTGTAMTHERDLAAAKAQLRHKSEQTTMKYDQAPVEDRREALDRMG, encoded by the coding sequence ATGAGCCTCGAACCCGAAGATTTCCCGCTCGTGACCGACAAGAGCCGGGAACTGCTGAAGGAAAAGCAGGTCGTCGACTACGAGGCTCACCGCATCGAGTTCGTGCGCTGGCTCATTCATCTCGGAAAGAACCCCGACCTCGCTGAAGGCTACGGACGCGATACTATCCGAGCGACGGCCTACCGTACTGACCAGTTCGCACGGCAGGTGTGGACGGAACAGGAGGACGGCTACACGGCTTCGTTCACCCACGACCACGCCGACGCATACATGACCGAACTCCTGTACTCGGACAACTCGGCCACCCACAAGGCGAACACGCAGAAGGCTCTCAAACGATTGTTCAAATGGCGCGCGCACGAGAAGAACGGCCAACTGTGGGAACCGGAGCGGACGTTCAGTAACATGAGTAGTGATACTGGCCCGCGAGAGTTCCTAACCATCGAAGAGCGGAAGCAGATTCGAGAAGCGGCGTTGGACTACGGCTCTATCCCCTCGTACAGTAGCGTCTCTACTGAGGACCGAGACGCGTGGAAGGCCCACCTCGCACAACGGTTCGGAAAGCCGAAGTCCGAGGTCACACCCGAGGATTGGGACCGCGCGAACAGTTGGAAGTTCACCTCGATGACGTGGGCGAGTCTCGATTGCGGGCTTCGACCCATCGAGGTCGAGCGCGCGAAGGTATCTTGGGTCGATGTAGAGAACAGCGTACTCCGTATCCCGAAGGAAGACTCCGCGAAGAACGAGGGAAACTGGGTTGTCGCCCTCTCCGACCGTACTGCTGACGCTCTCGAACGGTGGTTGGGTGAGCGAGAACAGTACGAGAAGTACGACAATACCGATACTCTGTGGTTGACCCGAGAGGGGAACCCGTATCAGACTCAGAGTCTCCGCCGACTACTCGTGAAACTCTGCGAGATAGCCGGTATTCCGACGGAGAGCCGGAAGATGAGTTGGTACGCACTTCGGCATTCGACGGGAACAGCGATGACCCACGAACGTGACCTCGCGGCGGCAAAGGCACAGTTGCGACACAAGAGCGAACAGACGACGATGAAGTACGACCAAGCGCCCGTTGAGGACCGACGAGAAGCGCTTGACCGGATGGGATAA